Genomic DNA from Chloroflexota bacterium:
GATAAGACGATGATACGCGTTTTGGTGGTGGATGATTCGCCGACCGCGCGCGAAGCGATTTGCGCGATCCTGCGGAGCGAACCGGAAATTCAGGTCGTGGGCGAAGCGGCGGACGGGGCGCAGGGCGTCGAATTGGCGCGGCAACTCAAACCCGATGTGATTACGATGGACATTAATATGCCGCAGATGAACGGCTATGAAGCGACCCGCGCGATCATGGCGAAAATGCCGACGCCGATCGTCGTCGTCACCAGCGTCACACAAAAAGAGCTCATCCATGAAGGTCTCGATATTCTGCTCGCCGGCGCGCTCGAAATCGTGCAAAAGCCGAGCAGTCTCACCGATACGAGTTTCGCTTCTGTCGGCGCGGAATTGATTGCCAAAGTCAAAGCCGTTTCGCAAATCAAGTTTCCGCGTCCGTAGGATCAATGTCGTTCACCCAGGAGTCTGACCATGAACAATCGCATTCTCGTTGTCGACGATAGCCGCACCGAAGCGATGCGCGCGCGCCTGATTTTGGAACGCGCCGGCTATCAAGTCAGTCTTGCCGCCGATGGGAAAGAAGGTCTGGTCAAAGCGACCGTAGAAAAACCGGACGTGATTGTGCTCGACACGGTGATGCCGCAAATGAGCGGCTTGGAAGCGTGCGGTATTCTCAAGATTGATCCTAAGACGAATTCGATTCCGATCATCCTGCTGGTGAGCAATGGCGAAGCCGCCGATCTTCCGTCGGGATCGGGCTTGGACTGTTTGTTGAACAAACCGTACGAACCGAACGCGCTCGTCAGTAAAATTCAATCGCTCACCACCGCGCGCGCGCTTGCGTCCGATTTCGGCGAGGATACAGCGCGTTTGAAAACCGAGTTACAAAACGCGCGCCAGGAAATTCAAGCCGCGCATAAAGCGCGCAGCGATTTTCTCGCAAACATGAGTCACGAACTGCGAACGCCGTTGCACGAAATCATCGGCATGACTGAGTTGATGTTGAGCACGCCGTTGAATATCGAACAGGAAAAATATGTCAACACTGTCAAGCAATCGTCGAACGCGTTGCTCAGTCTCGTCAGCGATGTCATCGAATTCTCCGAACTCGAAGCCGGGCAGCTGGGACTGGAAGAGCAACCGTTCAATCTTAGCGAACCCATCGAACGCACGACCGAGATCATGTCGCCGCGCGCATCGGACAAGGCGCTCGATCTCGCGGCGACCGTGGGCGCGAATGTGCCGCGGCAACTCATCGGCGACGCGAATCGTTTGCGTCAAGTGCTGGCGAATCTGGCGGCGAACGCGATCAAGTTTACCAAGAAAGGCGGCGTCACGATTCGCGTGGATGCCGAAGCGATCCATGATCGCGAGGTAGAACTGCATTGGCGCGTGAGCGATACCGGCATTGGCATTCCCGCCGACCGGCATGAACTCATCTTCGAACCATTTCAACAAGCCGACACTTCGGCGACGCGGCGTTTTGGCGGACTGGGTATGGGACTTGCGCTCGCGAAACAACTTGTCAAACTGATGGGTGGTCACATCTGGGTCGAAAGCGAACTGGGCAAGGGTAGCACGTTCCATTTCACGGTTAAGATGAAAATGCTGGTCCCAGTCGCGCAAGCGCCCGCCGCCTTCGCGACGGGCAAGGGTTGGCTCCGCGCGTTACGGATCCTCGTCGCGGAAGATAGCCCGACGAATCAACTCATCGCGAAATCATCGCTTACCAAAGCCGGGCATACCATCACGCTCGCGTCGAACGGCTTCGAAGCGGTCAAGCAATTTGAATCTTCGCACGCGCCGGACGCGCCGCCGTTCGACCTGGTTCTGATGGATGTCGCGATGCCGGAGATGGATGGACTGGACGCGACGCGTGCGATTCGCGAAAAAGAAAAATCGCTCGGCGGTCATCTCACGATTGTCGCGATGACCGCGTTTGCTACGAAGGAATATCAAACCAAGTGCATTGATGCTGGGATGGATGCGTACGTCACCAAGCCGGTTCGCATCGAAGAATTGAATCGCGTGA
This window encodes:
- a CDS encoding response regulator; translation: MIRVLVVDDSPTAREAICAILRSEPEIQVVGEAADGAQGVELARQLKPDVITMDINMPQMNGYEATRAIMAKMPTPIVVVTSVTQKELIHEGLDILLAGALEIVQKPSSLTDTSFASVGAELIAKVKAVSQIKFPRP
- a CDS encoding response regulator translates to MNNRILVVDDSRTEAMRARLILERAGYQVSLAADGKEGLVKATVEKPDVIVLDTVMPQMSGLEACGILKIDPKTNSIPIILLVSNGEAADLPSGSGLDCLLNKPYEPNALVSKIQSLTTARALASDFGEDTARLKTELQNARQEIQAAHKARSDFLANMSHELRTPLHEIIGMTELMLSTPLNIEQEKYVNTVKQSSNALLSLVSDVIEFSELEAGQLGLEEQPFNLSEPIERTTEIMSPRASDKALDLAATVGANVPRQLIGDANRLRQVLANLAANAIKFTKKGGVTIRVDAEAIHDREVELHWRVSDTGIGIPADRHELIFEPFQQADTSATRRFGGLGMGLALAKQLVKLMGGHIWVESELGKGSTFHFTVKMKMLVPVAQAPAAFATGKGWLRALRILVAEDSPTNQLIAKSSLTKAGHTITLASNGFEAVKQFESSHAPDAPPFDLVLMDVAMPEMDGLDATRAIREKEKSLGGHLTIVAMTAFATKEYQTKCIDAGMDAYVTKPVRIEELNRVIEPLLTKPIETQPAPVDLREALEVVGEDIDILRDAVASSLAEVPAQLQMLKDAMSNQDASAVEAKAHRLKGVMANLGGLTAREVGQRLETMGEQGNLVGGHDAVAAFEKEITRVIAFYTDPAWEQSAHALAGG